Proteins from a genomic interval of Hordeum vulgare subsp. vulgare unplaced genomic scaffold, MorexV3_pseudomolecules_assembly, whole genome shotgun sequence:
- the LOC123420114 gene encoding ATP synthase subunit a, chloroplastic encodes MCFLGILNIKLIVQVAELRKRWLNQKNSFFEVQFLSEDNMNIIPCSIKTLKGLYDISGVEVGQHFYWQIGGFQIHAQVLITSWVVITILLGSVVIAVRNPQTIPTDGQNFFEYVLEFIRDLSKTQIGEEYGPWVPFIGTMFLFIFVSNWSGALLPWKIIELPHGELAAPTNDINTTVALALLTSAAYFYAGLSKKGLSYFEKYIKPTPILLPINILEDFTKPLSLSFRLFGNILADELVVVVLVSLVPLVIPIPVMFLGLFTSGIQALIFATLAAAYIGESMEGHH; translated from the coding sequence ATGTGCTTTCTTGGTATCCTAAATATCAAATTAATAGTTCAAGTTGCTGAGTTGAGAAAGAGATGGTTGAATCAAAAGAATTCCTTTTTTGAAGTTCAATTTTTATCAGAGGACAATATGAAtattataccttgttccattaaaacaCTCAAGGGGTTATACGATATATCGGGTGTAGAAGTAGGCCAACACTTCTATTGGCAAATAGGAGGTTTTCAAATTCATGCCCAGGTACTCATCACTTCTTGGGTCGTAATTACTATCTTGCTAGGTTCAGTTGTCATAGCTGTTCGGAATCCACAAACCATCCCGACCGACGGGcagaatttttttgaatatgtCCTTGAGTTTATTCGAGACTTGAGCAAAACTCAGATTGGAGAAGAATATGGTCCCTGGGTTCCCTTTATTGGAACtatgttcctttttatttttgtttcaaatTGGTCGGGTGCTCTTTTACCTTGGAAAATTATAGAGTTACCCCATGGGGAATTAGCAGCGCCCACGAATGATATAAATACTACTGTTGCTTTAGCTTTACTCACGTCAGCGGCATATTTTTATGCTGGTCTTAGCAAAAAAGGATTGAGCTATTTCGAGAAATATATTAAACCAACCCCAATCCTTTTACCAATTAACATCCTAGAAGATTTCACAAAACCATTATCGCTTAGCTTTCGACTTTTCGGGAATATATTGGCGGATGAAttagtcgttgttgttcttgtttctttAGTCCCCTTAGTAATCCCTATACCGGTCATGTTTCTTGGATTATTTACAAGCGGTATTCAAGCTCTTATTTTTGCAACATTAGCCGCAGCCTATATAGGTGAATCCATGGAGGGTCATCATTGA